From a single Okeanomitos corallinicola TIOX110 genomic region:
- a CDS encoding DUF2839 domain-containing protein → MGEAKRRKTKLGEEYGQETRILPWVPISKSQAELFVSITTRGAWIGIGMMVAAWVTIRFIGPAFGWWQLAA, encoded by the coding sequence ATGGGTGAAGCAAAACGTCGTAAAACCAAACTGGGAGAAGAATATGGTCAAGAAACTCGCATCTTACCTTGGGTTCCCATTAGCAAATCTCAAGCTGAATTATTTGTCAGTATCACTACCCGTGGAGCTTGGATTGGTATTGGTATGATGGTTGCTGCATGGGTGACTATCCGTTTTATTGGCCCTGCTTTTGGCTGGTGGCAATTAGCAGCTTAA
- a CDS encoding ATP-dependent DNA helicase, with protein sequence MIEAEVHLSLHNFLRSQVGFPAWPHHLTMARLVARALRLGRSALIQVGAVCGYQGRYRTSFIASALMWHDPVIIVATENVQQRLLNIEIPRLQQWLLTQKPIRTGEVWPGSNFQGLLLTSPQAWLKSQLADDGGFPANIPTIIDGVDDLEDWVRDQLTQDIQPHDWDQLMLACPQESEVIREARIQLTHELFQHPENPYNCYLISQSEIEILQGLFLVLDQNTDDLPVAWQNFRQQFQNYLNTYSDPFSPSTDLFWSTIARRQGLFSLHYAPIELPEILVPIWQRQPVVLVGSALEPDTEAPLFRQRLGLDDLTCLKFSADHQGEAIQLYAPHKLPLPNTPEFQGAFIHQVRTLVCLSATAPGVTVVLVGDVPLKSRVGAILAAEFGSRVQVEKTCLDENGILVTGWEYWREHYHVLPAPRLLMIATLPLPSLENPLVAGRVAHYKRSHQDWFRLYLLPTALNELQRAIAPVREHKGIVALFDTRVVNRSYGAQILTALSPLARLNYLDPSLFSQTNE encoded by the coding sequence GTGATTGAGGCAGAAGTTCATTTATCACTACACAACTTCCTGCGATCGCAGGTTGGGTTTCCAGCATGGCCACATCATTTGACGATGGCACGGTTGGTAGCAAGAGCTTTGCGATTAGGACGTAGTGCTTTAATTCAAGTTGGGGCAGTTTGCGGTTATCAAGGACGATATCGCACCAGTTTTATTGCATCTGCCTTAATGTGGCATGATCCTGTAATTATTGTGGCTACGGAAAATGTCCAGCAACGCTTACTAAATATAGAAATTCCCCGTTTACAGCAATGGTTATTAACCCAGAAACCAATCAGAACGGGTGAAGTTTGGCCTGGTTCTAATTTCCAAGGATTGCTGTTAACATCTCCCCAAGCTTGGTTAAAAAGTCAGTTGGCTGACGATGGGGGTTTTCCGGCTAATATTCCCACTATTATTGATGGGGTTGATGATTTGGAAGATTGGGTACGTGATCAGTTAACTCAAGATATTCAACCCCATGACTGGGATCAATTGATGCTGGCTTGTCCCCAGGAATCTGAGGTGATTCGTGAAGCTAGGATACAATTGACCCATGAATTATTTCAACATCCAGAAAATCCATATAATTGCTATCTGATTTCTCAATCGGAAATTGAAATTTTACAAGGACTGTTTTTGGTTTTAGACCAAAATACAGATGATTTACCAGTTGCTTGGCAAAACTTTAGGCAACAGTTCCAAAATTACCTGAATACTTATTCTGACCCTTTTTCCCCGTCTACTGACTTATTTTGGTCTACTATCGCTCGTCGTCAAGGGTTATTTTCTTTACATTACGCACCTATTGAGTTACCTGAGATATTAGTACCTATTTGGCAGCGTCAACCTGTGGTACTGGTTGGTAGTGCTTTAGAACCGGACACAGAAGCGCCGTTATTTCGCCAGCGATTGGGATTGGATGATTTAACTTGTTTAAAGTTTTCTGCTGATCATCAAGGGGAAGCTATTCAACTTTATGCACCCCATAAGTTGCCTTTACCTAATACACCGGAATTTCAAGGGGCATTTATTCACCAAGTCCGTACCCTCGTTTGTTTGAGTGCTACTGCACCAGGAGTAACGGTGGTGTTGGTGGGGGATGTACCCCTAAAATCTAGGGTAGGGGCAATTTTAGCTGCGGAGTTTGGTTCACGGGTACAGGTGGAAAAAACTTGTTTGGATGAAAATGGAATTTTGGTGACAGGTTGGGAATATTGGCGGGAGCATTATCATGTTTTACCCGCTCCCAGGCTGTTAATGATTGCCACTTTACCTTTACCATCTTTAGAAAATCCTTTAGTGGCTGGCAGGGTAGCCCACTACAAGCGATCGCACCAAGACTGGTTTAGACTTTATTTATTACCCACTGCCTTGAATGAATTACAAAGGGCGATCGCACCTGTCAGGGAACACAAAGGTATCGTCGCCTTATTCGATACTCGAGTCGTTAACCGCAGTTACGGCGCTCAAATTCTTACCGCTCTTAGTCCCCTCGCACGCCTAAATTATCTTGATCCCAGCCTATTTTCTCAAACAAATGAATAA
- a CDS encoding AAA family ATPase: MKIISLRLKNNFLGWDFDEVDFSSNLTLLVGVSGVGKTQILRAIMDLNRIANGKSINGLEWKIRFSTINGNEFVWEGSFDTIDNEADELIFDDQDETEKPSLLYENLTSRNSILTERSQGKIRVKNQEMPKFSSHQSIVYILREESDIKEAYNALNKIEYRDQTRNGIYKIPEKPLHFLTNKYKTLEGIVNSGEDIITKIYLTYFHKLNVFDQIRSSFIDIFQQIEDIKVELIDRDDFPKSFFIPFVFIKEESVEKWIREDRMSSGMLRTLIHISEIHLSNPGSLILIDEFENSLGINCIDILTDDLIHENKTLQYIATSHHPYIINNIPYEYWKIVTRKGGHISIRNASDYHLGKSKQQAFIQLTKILEKQL; the protein is encoded by the coding sequence ATGAAAATTATTTCACTGAGACTCAAGAATAATTTTTTAGGTTGGGATTTTGATGAAGTTGATTTTTCATCAAATTTAACGCTGTTAGTAGGTGTTTCCGGTGTAGGTAAAACTCAAATACTGCGTGCAATTATGGATTTAAACCGCATTGCAAATGGAAAAAGTATAAATGGTTTGGAATGGAAAATAAGATTTTCTACCATCAATGGTAATGAATTCGTTTGGGAGGGTAGTTTTGATACTATTGACAACGAAGCAGATGAATTAATTTTTGACGACCAAGATGAAACAGAAAAACCATCATTACTTTATGAAAACCTGACTTCAAGAAATAGTATTTTAACTGAACGTAGTCAAGGAAAAATAAGAGTTAAAAATCAAGAAATGCCTAAATTTTCTTCGCATCAATCAATAGTGTATATATTGAGAGAAGAAAGTGATATAAAAGAAGCTTATAATGCTTTGAACAAAATTGAATACCGTGATCAAACAAGAAATGGTATATATAAAATACCAGAAAAACCTTTGCATTTTCTCACCAATAAATATAAAACATTGGAGGGTATAGTTAATAGTGGTGAAGATATTATAACTAAAATCTATTTAACTTATTTTCATAAATTAAATGTTTTCGATCAAATTAGATCCAGTTTTATTGATATTTTTCAACAAATCGAAGATATAAAAGTTGAGCTTATTGACAGAGATGATTTTCCAAAAAGTTTTTTTATTCCTTTTGTTTTTATCAAAGAAGAATCTGTAGAAAAATGGATTAGAGAAGATAGGATGTCTTCAGGTATGTTGCGGACACTTATTCATATTAGTGAAATTCACCTTTCAAATCCAGGAAGTTTAATATTAATTGATGAATTTGAAAATAGTTTAGGTATCAATTGTATTGATATATTGACTGATGACTTAATTCATGAAAATAAAACTTTGCAATATATCGCTACTAGTCATCACCCTTACATTATCAATAATATTCCCTATGAATACTGGAAAATAGTTACTCGCAAAGGTGGACATATTAGCATTCGTAATGCTTCAGATTATCATTTAGGTAAATCTAAGCAACAAGCATTTATTCAATTAACTAAAATTCTTGAAAAACAATTGTAA
- a CDS encoding DUF4276 family protein, with protein MNFYFVFEGKTEAIIYKKWLSFLLPHLTEVDSFDAVSQNNYYYESDMGVPDCYRVAANAIQEINEVPKYDYLVLFTDADRLTVSDKKTEALEKIKLNLQNQPFQTLPENCQLQVIIQKVCIETWFLGNRNFFVRNPQHNETLKAYIKYFDVSQNNPEDLASEFEEDTKNSKEIFGYKTKALFHEGYLREIFKERNLSYRKSRPREVQEKFYFDQLLARIKINSDHLHSFQEFIDFCARINIQENQ; from the coding sequence ATGAATTTCTATTTTGTGTTTGAGGGGAAAACAGAAGCAATTATTTATAAAAAATGGTTATCTTTCCTACTACCACATTTAACTGAAGTGGATAGTTTTGATGCTGTTAGTCAGAATAACTATTATTACGAAAGTGATATGGGTGTTCCTGATTGTTATAGAGTTGCTGCTAATGCTATTCAAGAAATTAACGAAGTCCCAAAATATGATTATTTGGTGCTATTTACAGATGCAGATCGTTTGACTGTTTCCGATAAAAAAACAGAAGCATTAGAGAAAATTAAACTCAATTTACAAAATCAACCTTTTCAAACTCTACCAGAAAATTGTCAATTACAAGTTATTATCCAAAAAGTTTGTATTGAAACTTGGTTTTTAGGAAATAGAAACTTTTTTGTCAGAAATCCACAACATAATGAAACTCTGAAAGCATATATTAAATATTTTGATGTCAGTCAAAATAATCCTGAAGATTTAGCTAGTGAGTTTGAAGAAGATACGAAAAATAGTAAAGAAATCTTTGGATATAAAACTAAAGCTTTATTTCATGAAGGATATCTGAGAGAGATTTTTAAAGAACGTAATTTATCTTATAGGAAATCTAGACCAAGAGAAGTACAAGAAAAATTTTACTTTGATCAATTATTAGCTAGAATTAAAATAAATTCAGATCATTTACATAGTTTTCAAGAATTTATAGATTTTTGTGCAAGAATCAATATTCAAGAAAATCAATAA
- a CDS encoding thioesterase family protein yields the protein MTQTTPSQPKLPPTSAIDKVTTAEFENWFEYPIKVQPHHTDYAGIVWHGKYLTWMEEARVECLRSIGIDFADLVALGCDLPVVDLSLRYHRSLQLGMMALVKTRMLEVTGVRINWDYKIVSTDGEELYVSGQVTLVGLDRERGKIMRQLPPAMKDALAKISASYK from the coding sequence ATGACTCAAACAACACCAAGTCAACCAAAACTGCCACCAACCAGCGCTATTGACAAAGTAACAACAGCTGAATTTGAGAATTGGTTTGAGTATCCCATTAAAGTCCAACCGCACCATACTGATTATGCTGGTATTGTTTGGCACGGTAAATATTTAACATGGATGGAAGAAGCGCGGGTAGAATGTTTGCGCTCCATCGGAATTGATTTTGCAGATTTAGTAGCATTGGGTTGTGATTTACCAGTTGTAGATTTGTCATTGCGCTATCATCGTTCGCTGCAATTAGGGATGATGGCACTGGTAAAAACTCGGATGTTGGAAGTTACTGGTGTCCGTATCAATTGGGATTATAAAATAGTTTCTACTGATGGAGAAGAATTATATGTGAGTGGACAGGTAACATTAGTAGGATTAGATCGAGAAAGAGGTAAAATTATGCGACAGTTACCTCCAGCGATGAAAGATGCACTGGCGAAAATTTCTGCATCGTACAAATAA
- a CDS encoding DUF1815 family protein codes for MFLRLAHQHRQFVQDLVMNLQALAIVLERNGYLASCYTCGDQMNSASFMVSLGDNHLIRFLVSDYGITWTEMRDDRELMKLEGAEAISQLQELANLVKQSIQTSTNQKTLVKK; via the coding sequence GTGTTTCTGAGACTGGCACATCAACATAGACAATTTGTTCAAGACTTGGTAATGAACCTACAAGCCTTGGCGATAGTATTAGAGCGAAACGGCTATCTAGCTTCTTGTTACACCTGCGGCGACCAAATGAACAGTGCATCATTTATGGTTAGCTTAGGAGACAATCATCTGATTCGCTTTTTAGTATCAGATTACGGAATTACTTGGACTGAAATGCGGGATGACCGCGAATTGATGAAATTAGAAGGTGCAGAAGCAATTAGCCAATTGCAGGAACTAGCTAATCTTGTCAAGCAATCAATACAAACTTCTACAAATCAAAAAACTCTTGTTAAGAAGTAA